The Thermodesulfovibrionales bacterium sequence GGAGATGGTGATGCCCGGAGACAATATCAGTGTTACGGTGGAGCTGATTGCGCCGATAGCGATGGAGAAGGAGTTGAGGTTTGCGATCAGGGAAGGCGGAAGGACTGTAGGCGCAGGCGTCGTTACCGAGGTGATTGCGTAGTCATCAATGCAAAGATCAGCAGGCGAAATGAAAAATCTAACATGTGCGATTTGCATTCTGCATGTTGCAATGGAGCGAAGTGACGGATATGAATCAGAAGATAAGAATTAAACTCA is a genomic window containing:
- the tuf gene encoding elongation factor Tu (EF-Tu; promotes GTP-dependent binding of aminoacyl-tRNA to the A-site of ribosomes during protein biosynthesis; when the tRNA anticodon matches the mRNA codon, GTP hydrolysis results; the inactive EF-Tu-GDP leaves the ribosome and release of GDP is promoted by elongation factor Ts; many prokaryotes have two copies of the gene encoding EF-Tu) — protein: EMVMPGDNISVTVELIAPIAMEKELRFAIREGGRTVGAGVVTEVIA